One window of the Triticum dicoccoides isolate Atlit2015 ecotype Zavitan chromosome 3B, WEW_v2.0, whole genome shotgun sequence genome contains the following:
- the LOC119277130 gene encoding peroxidase 2-like, giving the protein MATKLAALVVLAAFLAGPAASEAASICFNGWLRLPTYNPVLCRPTPDVQTRQRRPAPSGSGLTSGYYNTRCPGAEKIVTDAVKKAVDANPGIGAGLIRLFFHDCFVRGCDGSVLLNTTNSKNSDTEREGPPNQNSLRGFEVIDEAKAAIEAACPDTVSCADIVAYAARDASYFLSDRKINIQMPGGRYDGRESFSNETDQLPGPFSNLTALQGSFAAKGLTSDEMVTLSGAHTIGRARCLFFSSRFSEMDSALAAKLRAQCGNDNNNVNQDDVTPNVLDKQYYQNVVDKKVLLTSDAVLNSTETITQVTENANMDGAWERKFEKAMGTMGKIGVKTIGNQQGAEIRKVCWRVNN; this is encoded by the exons ATGGCGACTAAGCTCGCAGCGCTCGTCGTCTTGGCCGCGTTCCTCGCCGGGCCGGCGGCGTCCGAGGCCGCTAGCATTTGCTTCAACGGCTGGCTGAGGCTACCCACCTACAAcccggtgctctgtcgccccacgcCAGACGTTCAGACGCGGCAGAGGAGACCTGCTCCCTCGGGGTCAGGGCTCACCTCCGGCTATTACAACACCAGGTGCCCTGGCGCGGAGAAGATCGTCACGGATGCCGTGAAGAAGGCCGTGGATGCGAATCCTGGCATTGGTGCGGGGCTCATCCGTCTCTTCTTCCATGACTGCTTCGTTCGG GGCTGCGATGGTTCCGTCCTTCTCAACACGACCAACTCCAAGAACAGCGACACGGAGAGGGAAGGCCCTCCCAACCAGAACAGCCTCCGAGGGTTCGAGGTGATTGACGAGGCCAAGGCGGCGATCGAGGCCGCCTGCCCCGACACAGTCTCATGTGCTGACATCGTCGCCTACGCCGCCCGCGACGCGTCCTACTTCCTCAGCGACCGCAAGATCAACATCCAGATGCCGGGCGGCCGCTACGACGGCCGCGAGTCCTTCTCCAACGAGACCGACCAGCTGCCCGGGCCCTTCTCTAACCTCACGGCGCTCCAGGGGAGTTTCGCGGCCAAGGGACTCACCTCCGACGAGATGGTCACGCTTTCCGGCGCGCACACCATTGGCCGCGCCCGCTGCTTGTTCTTCTCCAGCCGCTTCTCTGAGATGGACTCGGCATTAGCCGCCAAACTCAGGGCCCAGTGCGGCAACGACAACAACAATGTGAACCAAGACGATGTGACCCCCAATGTCCTGGATAAGCAGTACTACCAGAATGTGGTCGACAAGAAAGTGTTGTTGACCTCGGATGCCGTGCTCAACTCGACGGAAACGATAACGCAGGTGACAGAAAACGCGAACATGGATGGGGCGTGGGAGAGAAAGTTCGAGAAAGCCATGGGGACTATGGGGAAAATAGGGGTCAAGACCATAGGCAACCAGCAAGGCGCAGAGATCAGGAAGGTATGCTGGAGAGTCAACAACTAA